TACCGGTTCGCCGAGGTCTCCCGGATCCGGTGCGCCTCGTCGCAGATCAGCACGTCCAGCCCGTTGCGCTCCGCGGTCATGAAGCTGTTGAAGTACTTGAACAGCTCCTGGACTTGGCGCTTCCGCGCCCCGGCGACCCGACGCATCGTGGTGGTGAACGAACTGGACCCGGTCGCGTGGAAAGCGGTCACGCCGCGCCGGTACAGGTCGCCCAGCAGGGACAGCGCGATCACGCTCTTCCCGGTGCCCGGCCCGCCCGTGATGACCACCACCTGCTTGTGGTCGGACTGCTGCGCCCGGCGCACCGCGCGCAGCACCAGCTCGTAGGCGACCCGCTGCTCGTCCAGCAGCACGAACTGCTCGCGTTCGCGCACCTCGTCGGCGGCGACCGCCATCAGCTGCTTGGACGGGGCGATCTTGCCCGCGAGCAGCAGGTCCGCGGCCTGGGCACCGGAGGCGGGCTTCAGCTTCGAGCGCAGGTACTCCACGAACTCCCCGCGCCGCTCGGCGGTGAACAGCCGACCGCGCTCGTCCTGCTGCACCTCGTACAGGCCCTGGACGCCGAACTCCGTCGCATTGTGCAGGAAGGCCACCCCGGAGATCCGCTCGGGGTGCTCGGCGAGCGCCCCGTTGAAGGAGATCAGGTAGTCGCAGTAGCCGCGGACCTGCTCGACCGGGTTCAGCACCGGCCGGGTGTACGCGTCGACGCGGCACAGCAGCGGCTCGCTGTCCTCCGGGAGTGCGCTGCTCCACTGCTTGAGTTCGACCACCACGTACGACGGTTCGCCCGTGACCGGGTGGACGCCGGCGAGGACGGCGTCGGCGCGCTTGCTGTTCAGCGGTAGGGAGTACTCGAGGAGCACCTCGACCGCGCCGAGTCCGGCGTCCAGGAGGGCGTTGGTCAGCTCGGGGATGCTCATCTCCCAGGAGCGGACCTCGGACGGGCCGGGCTTGTGGCCGTGCTGGTGGACGAACTGGTCGATGAGGCGCACGAACAGTGATCCGGCCAGCCTCTCGGCGGCGACCGCGGACGCGGAGTCGCGGAACAGCAAGACATGCTCCCAGGCAGCACGAAGTGACTCGTGCGGGTGGGGGCATGTCCTGGGAGGGAAGCCCGGCGGGCCGCGCTGATGACTGGGCCAAACCTATCAACGGGTGGTCTGAACTCGTCCTCGAACGGCGAAGGAAGGGGTCGGCGGCTTCCAACGGCGCCAGGCAAGGACGCAGAGCACACGGGCCAGCTCACCGTGATCTACGGATGATGCTCGTGACGCTGTGGCACTGGCTGAGGCTTGGGATGATCACTGCTGCCGACCATCCGAAGGGGCCGGATTTTATCTCAACTCGCTTATTCCGAAAGAGTTCTGATGGATAGTCACTCTCACGAGTGAGGCCTGTCGGAAGGGACTGCTTCGATGCGAGCTGTCCGAGAGGTTCTGCTCCAGGAGGGTTTTCATGGAAGCGTTGTACGAGCGGTTGGCTGAGGCGGCGAGCGGGCTGTCGGCAGATGGCGCGATCCGGGTCGTGGCCCAGTACGAGCCGGTGGCCGGCGTGGGGGCGCCGGTGGCGCCGCCGACTGTGAAGGTCAAGGAGGGCGACGGTCCGGGCCAGTTGTTCGAGGACCGGTGGGTCGGCGGGAACCGCACGAGGGTGGTGCTGCTGGACCAGCGGCAGTCGCAGGCGAACCGCTGTGAGACGGCCCTGTTGGAGGCCGCCGATCTGGGGGATGTGGTGCTGCCGCACCTGGCGCTGCACGTGACCGCGGAAGGCCGGGCGCTGCGGATGACGAACCTGGAGGCCCCGCACCGTTCCCGCGACGCCTACTTCCGGGACGCGCTGGACGAGTCCGGAGCGAAGTTCGACGACACGGTTGCGGGGCGAGCGCTGCGCGACACGGGAACCGGTGACGTGCGTGCCTTTCTGGAGCGGGCCCCGTCGGACCTGGTGTTCGGGCTGTGGGACTCGCACCGCAAGCGCCGCGTGCAGTTGAAGGTGCCGCGCACCTACACCTCGGAGATGGTGGGTCTGGACCCGCTGTCCGGGAAGCGGGCGGCGGGGCGCTTCGACAAGTGGAACTTCCCCGGTGACAACGTGGAGTTGACCGCCGACGGCTGGCGGCCGGTCGACGGCGCGGGCAAGAAGAGCGGCAAGGGGAAGACGCTCAAGGCGTCGGCGGTTGGGCACGGCATGATCCCGCCGGTCGAAGGCATGGGCGGGGTGACGGTGCAGTCGATCGAACGCAACGCGACGCTGGCCACGGCGGGCCTGCGGGCGCTGCGCTTCGGAGACGCGCCGAAGGAGTACGTGCGGGCAGCGAGGGCCTTGCTGGCGGCGCTCGCACTCGTGGGGGACCGGCTGGCGTTCGCAGCGCCGGCGGTGCGGCTGCGGTCGGGCTGCGACCTGCTGCTGGTGTCGGAGCGCATCGAGTGGGTCGGGCGCGGGCGTGAGGGCGTGGCGGTGACGGAGCCGCTGGAGCTGGAGACGGCAGGGCAGGCTCTGGAGCTGTTCGAGTTCGCGCGCTCGCGGGCCGAGGAGGCGGGCCTTGTGTGGTCGAAGGAGCCGGTGCGGCTGCGGCCGAACGCGCAGGTGCAGCAGGCCATCGAGCGCTCCTTCCGCCTGGAGGGCATCGGCGAGGCGGAAGGCGAGTAGAGCGTCATGCCTTTCCACATCTCGGTGGAGCTGCTGGAACCGCTCTATCAGGCGACCGCGATGGACGGCGAGAAGGCCGAGTGGCCGCCCCATCCGGCCCGCCTGTTCTGCGCGCTGGTCGCGCACGCGGACCTCGACGACACCGCGCACCGGATGGCGCTGACCTGGCTGGAGGCCCAGGAGCCGCCGGCAGTCACTGTGCCGGTCAGGCCGATGGAGGCGGAACACCCGCGCGCGGCATGGGTGGTCACCAACACCGTGGACCCGAAGAAGGTCACCCACGGTCTGTTGCCGGGACGCACTGCCGGCGGCGTGCCACGAGCGTGGGCACAGAAGACGCTGTCCGGTACACGGATGGTGTTCAGCTGGGCCGCGGAGCCGGGGGAGGAACTCACCCCGGTGCTGAAGGAACTGGCCCACCGGGTGCCGTACTTCGGGCGCTCCACCGGGGCGGGGCTGCTGGATGCCTGGTGTGGCCCCGACGAGCCCGGCGACGAGGAGGGGCGGCGGCAGCGCTGGAGGCCCGCACCCACCGGGCAGTACCTGAGAGGTTCACGGCCGATCCGTGTCCCCTACCGCGGCTACTTGGCCTGGCTGGAGGAG
The window above is part of the Kitasatospora sp. NA04385 genome. Proteins encoded here:
- a CDS encoding DNA/RNA helicase domain-containing protein translates to MLFRDSASAVAAERLAGSLFVRLIDQFVHQHGHKPGPSEVRSWEMSIPELTNALLDAGLGAVEVLLEYSLPLNSKRADAVLAGVHPVTGEPSYVVVELKQWSSALPEDSEPLLCRVDAYTRPVLNPVEQVRGYCDYLISFNGALAEHPERISGVAFLHNATEFGVQGLYEVQQDERGRLFTAERRGEFVEYLRSKLKPASGAQAADLLLAGKIAPSKQLMAVAADEVREREQFVLLDEQRVAYELVLRAVRRAQQSDHKQVVVITGGPGTGKSVIALSLLGDLYRRGVTAFHATGSSSFTTTMRRVAGARKRQVQELFKYFNSFMTAERNGLDVLICDEAHRIRETSANRYTRATERTGKPQIEELIDAARVPVFLLDEHQVVRPGEMGTVAQIRAAAAVKGLDCQVVELDSQFRCGGSDAYLHWVVRLLGLEPGGPVPWEPDGKVVLEAVDTPEELEAFLEARRAEGYGARMSAGYCWKWTTKVAPGDPLPLDVQIGDWARPWNVYGDRSIAGAPPAALWATDPAGFGQVGCVYTAQGFEYDWSGVILGPDLVWRTDRWITDRTASKDPVFRKSTSDADIDRLIRNTYKVLLTRGMIGTVVYSTDPETRAKLRELVTGQQADRVEAGQIEAGQSSRG
- the cas7u gene encoding type I-U CRISPR-associated RAMP protein Csb1/Cas7u; translated protein: MEALYERLAEAASGLSADGAIRVVAQYEPVAGVGAPVAPPTVKVKEGDGPGQLFEDRWVGGNRTRVVLLDQRQSQANRCETALLEAADLGDVVLPHLALHVTAEGRALRMTNLEAPHRSRDAYFRDALDESGAKFDDTVAGRALRDTGTGDVRAFLERAPSDLVFGLWDSHRKRRVQLKVPRTYTSEMVGLDPLSGKRAAGRFDKWNFPGDNVELTADGWRPVDGAGKKSGKGKTLKASAVGHGMIPPVEGMGGVTVQSIERNATLATAGLRALRFGDAPKEYVRAARALLAALALVGDRLAFAAPAVRLRSGCDLLLVSERIEWVGRGREGVAVTEPLELETAGQALELFEFARSRAEEAGLVWSKEPVRLRPNAQVQQAIERSFRLEGIGEAEGE